The following nucleotide sequence is from Nocardioides daedukensis.
CGCTCGACGATGCCTTAGGGCGGGTGAATGCGAAAGGGCTTTGGCCAAAGACAGTCGCTGGCCCTGCGCTGGTCGCCAACATCAAGGCTCTGTCGGAGTACCGGAACCGGGCGACCCACCTCTACAACAACCCGGGCTTGAGCGCAGTGATTTACCGGTTTATGCAACAGAATGTACTCAATTACCGGGACTTCATGCTCGCCCAGTTTGATAAAGATTTCGCAGATTCCATCACCTGGCAACTTTTGCCTTTGGGTGCAACTGCTCCGGCAGACAGTGTGAAGTTTATGCGCAAAACTAATACGGCCGGCTCGTCCGCAGAGCTCCATGATTTTATCGACGAACTGCGTGCCTACATGAGTACGGCTGAGGCCGCAGGCGGTGACATGGCTCGCGTTGCGACCGTGTACGACATCAACCTGCAATCGGTACGCAACATGAAGGCTGCCGACCTAGTGGTTGCCGTCGACCCGAAAGGCGCGGAGACGGTGGTCGTGAAGAAGAC
It contains:
- a CDS encoding DUF3644 domain-containing protein, coding for MAAPYVSHPKLIENSFAAMLSAIEVYNKPQMTYRDEVTVMLVVNAWELALKAALRKKGFSVFYRKERGETYRSLTLDDALGRVNAKGLWPKTVAGPALVANIKALSEYRNRATHLYNNPGLSAVIYRFMQQNVLNYRDFMLAQFDKDFADSITWQLLPLGATAPADSVKFMRKTNTAGSSAELHDFIDELRAYMSTAEAAGGDMARVATVYDINLQSVRNMKAADLVVAVDPKGAETVVVKKTDPNTTHPYSLKDLLKLVNKRRSGRDLTTYDHTALCWDEKLRENPKYSWKHSNAPAPMWSNDAATHLAGLTDDYVDDVKARYTESRKK